In Marinitoga sp. 38H-ov, a genomic segment contains:
- the dnaG gene encoding DNA primase — protein MIPKEVIEDINSRLSIKDIVGNYLSLKKSGKNYTALCPFHPEDTPSFFIFPSTNTFHCFGCGAHGDPITFIQKYEQLNFVEAVKKASVLAGIDISKFLKQKELPIELQIFENYHNKYREILLNLPRKHPAWTYLINRGITEKYVEKFELGFSNNTLKSSIFNNLDLPISLGNELGILRKDENEILSNRIIIPIKDDFGRVVAFAGRSINNDNPKYLNSPENKFFQKSNILFLYDKAKNIIKREKYAILVEGYFDAINMHINGFENTVAILGSAFTANHSKKLIKLTDKVITMFDMDSAGQNATLKSLEYLLSYGFQVAISQYNTKDPDELIKQSGKNGVFSTLENSIKFYEFIPEYYKDKYNINDDFGIEQYLEKMAEWYLKFQRSKHAAILDTFIKRISLILLKPENNIKKAIENIIKYKKFNKKIIPYISDDENNSTSEKKYNELDKQLIWLWIKHKKYRDFIKEKLSSRDFENHGREFLEYIENGYDLSQVLENGSEELIELIKIIWDFDYDIEPDMIFTSLINSVEKIRKEKEIKDLRKKLNSINDPKEKKEIMRRIFEILANLKKRGGVF, from the coding sequence TTGATACCAAAAGAGGTTATAGAGGATATAAATTCAAGATTGAGTATCAAAGATATTGTCGGAAATTATCTTTCCTTGAAAAAATCAGGAAAGAATTATACTGCTTTGTGTCCATTTCATCCAGAAGATACTCCTTCTTTTTTTATTTTTCCATCAACGAATACCTTTCATTGTTTTGGTTGTGGAGCACATGGTGATCCAATTACTTTTATACAAAAATATGAACAATTAAATTTTGTTGAAGCTGTAAAAAAAGCATCAGTTTTAGCAGGTATTGATATATCAAAATTTTTAAAACAAAAAGAATTACCAATAGAATTACAAATTTTTGAAAATTATCATAATAAATATAGAGAAATACTATTAAATTTACCCAGGAAACATCCAGCTTGGACATATTTAATAAACAGAGGAATTACAGAAAAGTACGTAGAAAAATTTGAATTAGGTTTTTCTAATAATACACTAAAATCATCTATTTTTAATAATTTAGATTTACCTATTTCTTTAGGAAATGAATTAGGTATTCTTAGAAAGGATGAAAATGAAATTCTTTCTAATCGAATTATTATACCAATTAAGGATGATTTTGGAAGAGTTGTTGCATTCGCTGGTAGAAGCATTAATAATGATAATCCAAAATATTTAAATAGCCCTGAAAATAAATTTTTTCAAAAATCAAATATTTTATTTTTGTATGATAAGGCAAAAAATATAATTAAAAGAGAAAAGTATGCTATTTTAGTAGAAGGTTATTTTGATGCTATAAATATGCATATTAATGGTTTTGAAAATACTGTTGCTATACTCGGTTCTGCATTTACTGCTAATCATTCTAAAAAATTAATAAAATTAACAGATAAAGTAATTACAATGTTTGATATGGATTCTGCAGGGCAGAATGCTACATTAAAATCTTTAGAATACCTATTATCTTACGGATTTCAAGTAGCGATTTCTCAATATAATACAAAAGATCCAGACGAATTAATTAAACAATCTGGAAAAAATGGAGTTTTTTCTACTTTAGAAAATTCCATAAAATTTTATGAATTTATTCCAGAATATTATAAGGATAAATATAATATAAATGATGATTTTGGAATAGAACAATATTTAGAAAAAATGGCAGAATGGTATTTAAAATTTCAACGTTCAAAACATGCCGCTATACTTGACACATTTATTAAAAGAATATCTTTAATTCTTTTAAAACCGGAAAATAATATAAAAAAAGCTATTGAAAACATAATTAAATATAAAAAGTTTAACAAAAAAATAATTCCATATATATCTGATGATGAAAATAATTCTACATCAGAAAAAAAATATAACGAATTAGATAAGCAATTAATTTGGCTATGGATTAAACATAAAAAATATAGAGATTTTATAAAAGAAAAATTATCTTCTAGAGATTTTGAAAATCACGGAAGAGAATTTCTAGAATATATTGAAAATGGGTATGATTTATCCCAAGTATTAGAAAATGGTAGTGAAGAATTAATTGAATTAATAAAAATTATATGGGATTTTGATTATGATATAGAACCAGATATGATTTTTACTAGTCTAATTAATTCAGTAGAAAAAATAAGAAAAGAAAAAGAAATCAAAGATTTAAGAAAAAAACTAAACTCAATCAATGATCCAAAAGAAAAAAAAGAGATAATGCGTAGGATTTTTGAAATACTCGCTAATCTCAAAAAGCGAGGAGGTGTTTTTTAA
- the rpsI gene encoding 30S ribosomal protein S9: protein MIDYYGTGRRKSSVARVHIRPGEGKVRVNKKEYESLTQYLNNNPVWSKHALEPLAVTGNEGKFDLVITVEGGGMNGQAGAIRLGVARALLNYDESLRPILKKHGLLTRDPREVERKKYGLKKARRAPQFSKR, encoded by the coding sequence ATGATAGATTATTACGGCACAGGTAGAAGAAAATCTTCTGTTGCAAGAGTACATATAAGGCCTGGAGAAGGTAAAGTAAGGGTAAATAAAAAAGAATATGAAAGCTTAACACAATACTTAAATAATAATCCTGTTTGGTCAAAACATGCTTTAGAACCTTTAGCTGTTACAGGTAACGAAGGAAAATTTGATTTAGTTATCACCGTTGAAGGTGGAGGAATGAACGGTCAAGCTGGGGCTATTAGATTAGGTGTTGCTAGAGCCTTATTAAACTATGATGAAAGTTTAAGACCAATTTTAAAGAAACATGGGTTATTAACAAGAGACCCAAGAGAAGTAGAAAGAAAGAAATATGGTTTAAAGAAAGCAAGAAGAGCTCCTCAATTCTCAAAGAGATGA
- the rplM gene encoding 50S ribosomal protein L13: MASIMTQKSYLAKNEEVERKWYVVDATGMSLGRLASQVAKVLQGKHKPTYTPHVDTGDYVIVINAEKIVLTGKKLTQKKYYRHTGYPGGIKEQTAKEILEKYPERLIEKAVKGMLPKTTLGRHMFKKLKVYSGSNHPHEAQKPEKLEL, encoded by the coding sequence ATGGCTTCAATTATGACTCAAAAGAGTTATTTAGCAAAAAACGAAGAAGTTGAAAGAAAATGGTATGTAGTTGACGCTACAGGAATGTCATTAGGTAGATTAGCATCTCAAGTGGCAAAAGTTTTACAAGGAAAACACAAACCTACATATACACCACACGTAGATACAGGTGATTATGTAATTGTTATAAATGCTGAAAAAATAGTATTAACAGGTAAAAAATTAACTCAAAAGAAATATTACAGACATACAGGATATCCTGGTGGAATCAAAGAACAAACAGCTAAAGAAATTTTAGAAAAATATCCAGAAAGATTAATCGAAAAAGCAGTAAAGGGTATGCTTCCAAAAACAACTTTAGGAAGACATATGTTCAAAAAATTAAAGGTTTATTCTGGTTCTAATCACCCTCACGAAGCGCAAAAACCAGAAAAGTTGGAATTATAA
- a CDS encoding ECF transporter S component produces the protein MSRVKRLSTAGILGALSVLLMFLEFPIFPFASFLKFDPSALLIIASLFLFDWKTAVFSLITKDIVFYFVKSGDLIGVSMDFVAILTFISILAFFRANINKYVKYVIGALGVGIVMVLMNMIIIPIYFKMSFSEAAQYFGLSTWALIITIISFNLIKFIIDAILGDLLYNRTKNFFS, from the coding sequence ATGAGCCGTGTAAAAAGATTATCCACGGCAGGGATATTGGGTGCATTATCCGTTTTATTAATGTTTTTAGAATTTCCAATATTCCCTTTCGCAAGTTTTTTAAAATTTGATCCAAGTGCATTATTAATTATTGCTTCACTATTTTTATTTGATTGGAAAACTGCTGTATTTTCATTGATAACCAAAGACATTGTATTTTATTTTGTTAAATCAGGAGATTTAATTGGTGTTTCAATGGATTTTGTAGCTATTTTAACTTTTATTTCAATCCTTGCATTTTTTAGGGCTAACATAAATAAGTACGTAAAGTATGTTATTGGAGCTTTAGGCGTAGGTATTGTAATGGTTTTAATGAATATGATTATTATTCCAATCTATTTTAAAATGTCTTTTAGTGAAGCAGCTCAATATTTTGGGTTATCTACTTGGGCTTTAATTATTACTATAATATCTTTTAATTTAATAAAATTTATTATAGACGCAATTTTAGGCGACTTGTTATATAATAGAACAAAGAACTTTTTTTCCTAA
- the rpmA gene encoding 50S ribosomal protein L27 translates to MKINLQLFSSKKSGGTAKNGRDSKPKYLGVKKSDGQKVIPGNIIVRQRGTRFHPGNNVGIGRDYTIFSKIEGYVKFEVKNNRKIISVYPEK, encoded by the coding sequence ATGAAAATAAATCTTCAACTCTTTTCATCTAAAAAGAGTGGAGGTACTGCAAAAAATGGAAGAGATTCCAAACCTAAGTACCTCGGGGTAAAAAAGAGCGATGGACAAAAAGTAATTCCTGGAAACATTATTGTAAGACAAAGAGGAACTCGTTTCCACCCAGGAAACAATGTGGGAATTGGAAGGGATTATACAATTTTCTCTAAAATAGAGGGTTATGTTAAATTTGAAGTAAAAAATAACAGAAAAATAATTAGCGTTTATCCAGAAAAATAA
- a CDS encoding ribosomal-processing cysteine protease Prp has translation MINVIFNFKKNFVEIKGHAEFDEFGKDIVCSAVSVLTQFVAEIIKNEKNGNYKKKDGYLKLTWSNNEMSDKLVMYLHDALKGIEESYPDNLKVEVNK, from the coding sequence ATGATTAATGTAATTTTTAATTTTAAGAAGAATTTTGTTGAAATCAAGGGACATGCTGAGTTTGACGAGTTTGGAAAAGATATTGTTTGTAGTGCTGTTAGCGTTTTAACACAATTTGTTGCTGAAATAATTAAAAATGAAAAAAATGGAAATTACAAGAAAAAAGATGGTTATTTAAAACTTACATGGTCAAATAATGAAATGTCTGATAAATTAGTTATGTATTTACATGATGCATTAAAAGGTATTGAAGAAAGTTATCCTGATAACTTGAAAGTGGAGGTGAATAAGTAA
- the rplU gene encoding 50S ribosomal protein L21 has translation MYAIIEVGGKQYRVEEGMELYTEKLNGYEPGSEVVLDKVLFVKSDSAKIGKPYVENAKVVAEVVEHGKDKKVLVVKFQGRKNYRRKKGHRQHYTALKIKKIEA, from the coding sequence ATGTACGCTATTATTGAAGTTGGCGGAAAACAATACAGAGTAGAAGAAGGCATGGAACTTTATACAGAAAAATTAAACGGATACGAACCAGGTTCAGAAGTTGTATTAGACAAGGTTTTATTCGTAAAAAGTGATTCTGCAAAAATAGGAAAACCTTACGTAGAAAATGCTAAGGTTGTTGCTGAAGTTGTAGAACACGGAAAAGATAAAAAAGTATTAGTTGTAAAGTTCCAAGGAAGAAAAAATTATAGAAGAAAAAAAGGACATCGCCAACACTATACAGCTTTAAAAATTAAAAAAATCGAAGCATGA
- the xth gene encoding exodeoxyribonuclease III, with translation MKILSWNVNGIRAVIKKGFVEFLDKIDPDILCIQETKAREEQLTKKFLEYGPWKKYFVSAEKKGYSGVATFTKIEPKNILKGFGNEKFDSEGRTLITEYENFSLFNIYFPNGKARDERLQYKMDFYYYLLEFLDDYKKTQPNIIICGDVNTAHKEIDLARPKENENTSGFLPIEREWIDKLLDSGFIDTFRMFNKEPNNYTWWDYKTRARDRNVGWRIDYFFVSNTLKNNLKDAFILSEIFGSDHCPIGIEIDL, from the coding sequence ATGAAAATATTATCCTGGAATGTTAACGGAATAAGAGCAGTTATAAAAAAAGGATTTGTAGAATTTCTTGATAAAATAGATCCTGATATACTTTGCATTCAAGAAACAAAAGCAAGAGAAGAACAATTAACAAAAAAGTTTCTTGAATATGGACCATGGAAAAAATATTTCGTTTCTGCAGAAAAAAAGGGATATAGTGGTGTTGCTACTTTCACTAAAATAGAACCAAAAAATATTTTAAAGGGTTTTGGAAATGAAAAATTTGATTCAGAAGGCAGAACATTAATAACAGAATATGAAAACTTTTCATTATTTAATATATACTTTCCTAATGGAAAAGCTCGAGATGAAAGATTACAATATAAAATGGATTTTTATTATTATTTATTAGAATTTTTAGATGATTATAAAAAGACACAACCTAATATTATCATATGTGGCGATGTTAATACAGCTCATAAAGAAATTGATCTTGCACGACCAAAGGAAAATGAAAATACTTCTGGTTTTTTACCAATTGAACGAGAATGGATTGATAAATTATTAGATAGTGGTTTTATTGATACATTTAGAATGTTTAATAAAGAACCTAATAACTACACATGGTGGGATTATAAAACAAGAGCAAGAGATAGAAATGTAGGATGGAGAATAGACTATTTCTTTGTAAGCAATACTTTAAAAAATAATCTAAAAGATGCTTTTATTTTATCTGAAATTTTCGGGTCTGACCATTGTCCTATAGGCATTGAAATTGATTTATAA
- a CDS encoding aminoacyl-histidine dipeptidase produces the protein MMILKDLEPKKVFYFFEEISKIPRCSGNEKAISDYLVNFAKERNLEYIQDKALNVIIKKPATKGYENVPGVIIQGHIDMVCEKTSDSDHDFSKDPIKLQIDGDYIKATNTTLGADNGIAVAYALALLDSNDIEHPAIEALFTTEEETGMTGANELDTKLLNGKVLLNIDSEEEGIFYVSCAGGLRDIITLPIEFEEVKENYTGLRIKVYGLLGGHSGMEIIKQRGNANKLLGRVLYDLLKYDIRGIYINGGDKSNAIPREAYADILVKDIETINERVKYLEEVFKNELSITDPDVKISIEKIESTDKVMKKSSFEKAINILMLVHDGVQTMSKAIEGLVESSSNLGVVKTFENRIEFTSATRSSVETLRDFIHNKSEIIAKLNGATITTSAPYPAWEYKQDSKIRELMKRVYKDMYGKDPEIAAIHAGLECGILSGKMKDVDMISFGPNLYDVHTPQEKMSISSVKRTWEFLLEVLKEMKNY, from the coding sequence ATGATGATTTTAAAAGATTTAGAACCAAAAAAAGTGTTTTATTTTTTTGAAGAAATTAGTAAAATTCCAAGGTGTTCAGGTAATGAAAAAGCAATAAGTGATTATTTGGTTAATTTTGCTAAAGAAAGAAATTTAGAGTATATACAGGATAAAGCGTTAAATGTTATTATTAAAAAACCAGCAACTAAAGGTTATGAAAATGTACCAGGAGTTATCATTCAAGGACATATAGATATGGTATGTGAAAAAACATCAGATAGTGATCATGATTTTTCAAAGGATCCAATAAAATTACAAATTGATGGGGATTATATTAAAGCAACTAATACTACATTAGGTGCAGACAATGGTATTGCAGTTGCATATGCATTAGCATTGTTGGATTCAAATGATATCGAACATCCAGCAATTGAAGCTTTATTTACAACTGAAGAAGAGACTGGAATGACAGGTGCAAATGAATTAGACACTAAACTTTTAAATGGTAAGGTATTATTGAATATTGATTCCGAAGAAGAAGGTATTTTTTATGTTAGTTGTGCAGGTGGATTAAGAGATATTATTACATTGCCTATAGAATTTGAAGAAGTAAAAGAAAATTATACAGGATTAAGAATTAAGGTGTATGGATTATTAGGCGGACATTCTGGTATGGAAATAATCAAACAAAGAGGAAATGCTAATAAACTATTAGGAAGAGTATTATATGATTTATTAAAATATGATATAAGAGGAATTTATATTAATGGTGGGGATAAGAGTAATGCAATCCCAAGAGAAGCATATGCGGATATACTAGTAAAAGATATTGAAACAATAAATGAAAGAGTAAAATATTTGGAAGAGGTATTTAAAAATGAATTAAGTATTACTGATCCAGATGTAAAAATATCTATTGAAAAAATAGAAAGTACAGATAAAGTAATGAAAAAATCATCTTTTGAGAAAGCAATTAATATTTTAATGTTAGTTCATGACGGAGTTCAAACAATGAGTAAGGCAATTGAAGGACTTGTTGAAAGTTCAAGTAATTTAGGTGTTGTAAAAACATTTGAAAATAGAATAGAGTTTACATCAGCAACAAGAAGTTCAGTAGAAACATTGAGAGATTTTATACATAATAAGTCAGAGATTATTGCTAAGTTAAATGGAGCAACAATTACTACAAGTGCACCATATCCTGCATGGGAATATAAGCAAGATTCAAAAATAAGAGAATTGATGAAAAGAGTGTATAAAGATATGTATGGAAAAGATCCTGAAATAGCAGCTATACATGCAGGTTTAGAATGTGGAATTTTATCTGGAAAAATGAAAGATGTAGATATGATTTCATTTGGGCCAAATTTATATGATGTTCATACTCCTCAAGAAAAAATGAGTATTTCTTCTGTAAAAAGAACATGGGAATTTTTATTAGAAGTATTAAAAGAAATGAAAAACTATTAA
- a CDS encoding ATP-binding cassette domain-containing protein, which yields MIELNGCYKKYGNKIIFENINYTFYNNIYWLKGDNGIGKSVFLRCISNIEEFSGGIYKNNSKKILYIPEFSLNEDWLTLEENIRLFMYYHNISISDNIFKDILKKLNINDLSAFPYKASMGTNLKTIFSLIFIPNIWNLIVIDETLSHIDTKTQNIFFNELKNRMLEGSTIIFTYHGTLNNHKFIELTLKKEGIFCG from the coding sequence ATGATTGAGCTTAATGGATGTTATAAAAAATACGGAAATAAAATCATTTTTGAAAATATTAATTATACTTTTTACAATAATATATATTGGTTAAAAGGCGATAATGGAATAGGAAAAAGTGTATTTCTGAGATGTATTTCAAATATAGAAGAATTTAGTGGAGGAATATATAAAAATAATTCAAAAAAAATTTTGTATATTCCAGAATTTTCACTTAATGAAGATTGGTTAACCTTAGAAGAAAATATACGATTATTTATGTATTATCATAATATAAGTATTTCAGATAATATATTTAAAGATATTTTAAAAAAACTTAATATAAATGATTTATCTGCATTCCCATATAAAGCATCTATGGGAACAAATTTAAAAACAATTTTTTCATTAATTTTTATACCTAATATATGGAATTTAATTGTTATTGATGAAACTCTTTCGCATATTGATACGAAAACACAAAATATATTCTTTAATGAATTAAAGAATAGGATGTTAGAAGGATCAACAATAATATTTACTTATCATGGAACTTTAAATAATCATAAATTTATTGAATTAACTCTAAAAAAGGAAGGGATATTTTGTGGTTAA
- a CDS encoding uberolysin/carnocyclin family circular bacteriocin, producing MVNFVVLTFFIGFFVFSNVNLASTLGISTYAAKKVIDIIDTFSTIATIISIIISIITAVIGTGAITAGFVAIAKKMIKKYGKKYATMW from the coding sequence ATGGTAAATTTTGTAGTACTTACTTTTTTTATTGGTTTTTTTGTTTTTTCAAATGTAAATTTAGCTTCCACGCTAGGAATTTCAACATACGCTGCAAAAAAAGTTATAGATATTATTGATACGTTTTCAACAATAGCAACAATTATTTCAATAATTATTTCAATAATTACCGCAGTTATCGGAACAGGTGCAATTACAGCAGGATTTGTTGCAATTGCAAAAAAAATGATTAAAAAATATGGCAAAAAGTATGCAACTATGTGGTGA